One window from the genome of candidate division WOR-3 bacterium encodes:
- a CDS encoding flavodoxin-dependent (E)-4-hydroxy-3-methylbut-2-enyl-diphosphate synthase, with protein sequence MRRTKKVVKVGDLKIGGDSPIVVQSMTKTKTRDTKATIRQIRRLEKAGCEMVRLAVVNRDDAAGLKVVKQAVSIPLIADIHFDYRLALAAIAAGVDKVRINPGNIGESWKVYEIIKSAKDSGIPIRIGVNSGSIPQPILKKYGHPEPRAVIEAVRKMVDLFRKKDFDDIVLSAKAADVRDTIAVYQRLSEEFDYPLHIGITEAGLPFRGGIKSAVGLGILLNEGIGDTIRISLTADPTVEVAAAYEILNALGLRRHGPVLISCPTCGRCEVDLDKIARSVENRLKRYSNFMKVAVMGCVVNGPGEAREADFGIACGKGRGVVFVKGKEVKRSHENGLVEALFEVIDENIDNR encoded by the coding sequence ATGAGAAGGACGAAAAAGGTTGTAAAAGTTGGTGATTTGAAGATCGGAGGTGATTCTCCGATCGTCGTACAATCGATGACCAAGACGAAAACACGTGATACAAAAGCGACGATCAGACAGATCAGGAGGCTTGAAAAAGCCGGTTGTGAAATGGTGCGGTTGGCGGTTGTAAATCGAGACGACGCCGCCGGCCTCAAGGTGGTGAAGCAGGCGGTATCCATTCCTCTTATAGCCGATATACATTTTGATTATCGCCTCGCATTGGCGGCGATCGCCGCCGGAGTGGACAAGGTTCGGATAAATCCGGGCAATATAGGTGAATCATGGAAAGTATACGAGATAATCAAAAGCGCAAAGGACAGCGGTATTCCCATCAGAATCGGGGTGAATTCCGGATCCATACCACAACCGATTCTCAAAAAATACGGTCATCCTGAACCGCGGGCCGTTATTGAAGCGGTCCGGAAAATGGTCGATCTTTTCCGCAAAAAGGATTTTGATGATATTGTTCTTTCAGCAAAAGCCGCGGACGTGAGAGATACGATAGCCGTCTATCAGAGATTGAGTGAAGAATTCGACTATCCGTTGCACATCGGAATCACCGAGGCGGGTTTGCCGTTCCGCGGTGGTATAAAGAGCGCCGTCGGGTTGGGTATTTTGCTCAATGAAGGTATCGGTGATACGATTCGTATCTCTTTGACCGCGGATCCCACTGTGGAGGTGGCTGCCGCCTATGAAATACTGAATGCCTTGGGACTCCGACGCCACGGGCCGGTGTTGATAAGCTGCCCCACCTGCGGTAGGTGTGAGGTCGACCTTGATAAGATTGCACGCAGTGTTGAAAATAGATTGAAAAGATACAGCAACTTTATGAAGGTTGCGGTTATGGGTTGTGTTGTGAACGGCCCGGGTGAGGCACGTGAGGCCGATTTCGGAATCGCCTGCGGTAAAGGCCGCGGCGTGGTATTTGTCAAAGGAAAAGAAGTGAAGCGCTCCCATGAGAATGGACTTGTGGAGGCTTTGTTCGAGGTGATCGATGAGAACATTGATAATCGATAA